CATGCTGGTCACGGTAAGAGTATTTCTCAATAACCTCTTGAAGTTCTGGGCTATGTCTTTGAAAGTCGATGTCTGAAATGGAAATCTCCAGAGAATCTTTAACATAGGTAATAGTACCTTTTGGTATAAATCTGGTGGCAAAAACACCGTATCCCATCTGTTCATTTAGGAACACTAATTTTGTATGAGGATGAATCATTTTAACCTGTATTTTTTAATCAATATTTTGATACAATTTTACAGATAAAATCAAATGAAAAGCTAAATATTTCCTTAAATATTTATTGATATAAACTACTGGTTTTTAGTTAAATAGTTCCTTATTCTTTCGTTGTGGAAGCCTTATTCAAGAAGATTCAGAATATCATCCTGACTGAGTGATTTCATGAAAGTTTCTTCTGTAGTTATGAGTTCGTCAAATAACCTCTTTTTCTTGTTCTGAAGAGCCAAAATCTTTTCTTCAATGGTATTACGGCTAATAAACTTATAGGTAAATACAGTGTTCTTTTGACCAATCCTGTGGGCTCTATCTACAGCCTGAGCCTCTATGGCTGGGTTCCACCATGGGTCTAGCAGGAACACGTATTCTGCAGCAGTCAGGTTAAGACCTACGCCACCAGCTTTAAGTGAGATTAGGAAGACCTTGATGCTATCGTCATTTTGGAAATTATCAACTTCCTTTTCTCTGTTTTTAGTACTTCCGTCTAGGTAAGAGTGGCTAATTTTATTATCTATTAGATACTTCCTGATTATAGTTAGGTGTTTAACAAATTGACTAAATATTAAAACTTTAGAACCACTTTCAATTATACTTTTTAGCTTATGAATAACGTCGGAATCTTTACCTGACTCTCCCTCATAGTCAGGGTCTATCATCAACGGATTATTCGCCATTTGACGAAGTTTTGATAAGCCCTGAAGCACCACCAGTTGAGATTTATTTACACCTTTCTCCTGAATATGATCAATAATCATATTACGGTAATAGGCTTTAGTTTCTTCATAAACCTTTTCCTGCTCTTCAGACATGTCGCAGTATTGCACACTTTCTATTTTCTCGGGAAGCTCGGTGGCAACCTGAGACTTGTGCCTACGAAGCATGAAAGGCTTTATCTTGCTATAAAGTCTTTTAGAGGCTGCTTCGTCACGCTTTTTTTCTATAGGTAATTGGTACTTGTCTTTAAAATAAGCTTGCGAACCAAGTAGTCCTGGATTAATAAAAGTCATTTGACTCCATAAATCCATGGTGCTGTTTTCTAAAGGAGTACCTGTAAGAATAAGTCTGTTTCTGCAGTTTAAAAGCCTAACAGACTTAGAAATATTAGAAGAAGGGTTTTTAATAGCCTGCGACTCATCTAAGATGACATATTCAAAGCGGAATTTTTCTATAAACTTTACGTCTAATCGGAGTACTCCATATGAAGTCAATATAAGGTCGTAATCTTTAAAATGATCGGTCTTCTTTATTCTTTGCCCACCCGTATGTTTGAGTATTTTAAGTTCTGGAGTAAAACGTTCGGCTTCTTTCTCCCAGTTGTAAATTAAGGAGGTAGGCATGATTAAAAGTGTAGGATTTTTGACTCCATCATTTTTTAAGGTTTGCAAAAACGCCAAAGTCATGACTGTTTTCCCAAGACCCATATCATCTGCTAAACAACCACCCAGATTAAAGTCTCGCAAGAAGTTAATCCAGTCGTAGCCAGCTTTTTGATAAGGCCTAAGTTCACCTTGGAAATTAGAAGGAACCTCATAAGATTTAATCTCCTCAAAATTATTCAGTCCTTGAAGTTTTCTGCCAATGACCGTAGTCGCCAAGCCATTTTCTTCTAAGTTTTGAACCAAATTGAGATGGTGCTTTTTGAGAATAAGTTCGTCGTCTTCGCCAATGTCTGTTAGGGTAAATAGCTCGTGGTATCTAATAAACCACTCTTCTGGAATAACCGCAATATGCCCATTAGGGAGTTTAAATTCACGAATATTAGCCAAAACTAACTCACGAAGTTTTAAGAATGGTACTTCAAAAGAACCAAACTGAACTTTAGTTTTTATGTCAAACCAGTCGGAGTTTTCTTCTATGCTAACTTCTATAGAAGATGTGCCGAGGTGATATCTTTTTTCTGAGTCTGCAGATTGTTTGACAGCAATTCCCGCTTCTTCTAAAGCTTTGGCGTTAAGCTGTAACCAGCTAAAACCTTCATTTTTGTTTAGAGCTTTCCTGCCGTGAATTAGGTCTTGTCCTAGGGCCTTGATTTTAGTGATAATTTCCTTCTCAAAATCTAAGTCTCTCTTAATCTTATGGAAAACCCAACCATCTCCTTTTTCTTCCACTTTTACATTGGCATTTGCCGCTAGGCTGTCAAATCTAAAAGTAGAGTTTCCGTAAACAAAGCTCAGGTCAAAATTGATTTTATCGGGACTGTCTGCTGCCTTTGCTGGCGTGTCAAAAAGGGTAGGAGACTGTTTTTTTGTGCTTAAGTCTGTAATAAGTAATTCTGGGGAAGCGGTAGCTCTTTCTTCTGTAATTTCAAAACCCTCTCCATGGCCAAAGACATTAAACTGAGCTATTAATGGCCCAACGAATTTCCTGAAATAAGTTTTTTCTATTCTTCGCTCTATGCGAATGTTGTTTTTATCAAAGAAGGGACGAAGTTTTTTCCCATCTATGTGCTTATCGAAATAGTGAAGTCTATTTTCACTTAAAAGAAAGGCAGGGGAGTCGCTCAGCATTTGAGCTCCTACGTGCTGTAACCTAACTTTTTCACCAAGGCATTTTAATACAGGGAAGTAAATAGTATGGTCTTCTTTACGTTGGAAATTCATGAAAACCTTAGTTTTCTCTCCCATTACTTTTACCTCTTGTCTAGTGGGGTCACCATCTTCACCCATTATGAAAAACCTTTTGCCAACTAGTTTGGGTAAAATCGCCGCTCTATAATTGTTTAAATATTCTTCTATGGCCGCTTGCATGCCCAGGTCGGGTCTTTCACCAGCATATACTTTAGTGAAATAGTCAAATGGCTTTAACTTTTTTGGGTTAAATTTTTGAAGGATGGTGTCTTGATGAATGGCGTCCATAAGGTTTACCAATTCAATATCTACATCATCTATGCCTTTAGAAAATTCTTCAATGTTTTTTGAAGATACATTTTGATGAGCAAAGGTGAGTTCACCACGGTGGTTTAGCTGCACCATAAACGACTCAAACAGATAGCCTAAATACTGATGCTGATAGAGTGAATAGATAATGTTAAACGGTTCCGAAGTAGATACCTTCATGTCTGCAAAAAAAGATAGGCTAAATGATATTTAAACCCTCCTTTAAGGGTTAGTAAACTCCGAAATTAATCAGCAAGACTTGGGTGGGCAAATAAACTTATCAACAGCTGAAGTTTGACACAAGATGTGAAAGCTTTTATATCAACTGATATTGGACTCTAGGAAGAAATTAGACGAGTCTATTAATAGGATATGTTGTTGGAGAGAGGCTTATAATCTTCCCGTGAAGGACCTAACATAGGTAGCCGAAAGGCGGTGGTAAACCCATTATTGTCAATCCCTTAGGGACGATATGTAGGTTTGGCTCTTGTTGTTTTTTTTGTCTTATTTTTGATATAACTATCTGTATGATAGTGTATTGATGAAAGTAAACTTAATTACCTAGGAACAACGGTAGAATGCAATAATTCCAATTTCCAGCCTTCTTTGGTTTTGATGGCGGAGCCACTTTCTAACCAATGAAGTTTCACTACAGATTTACCGTCAATTCGTATGTCGGCATAGTTTTGATAGGCTACCCAGGCGGTTTTACCTTTTACTTTGATTTCTAAAAAGTCAAAGGTGTTGATTCTCTCGGGCTTTATTTTTCGGGCATTAGCCCTTTCAATATAGGAGTAAACGGAGTCCATATTCCATACCACGCCAGCCTCTAAAAGGAGAAAGTCATCAGTATAATACTGCGTAACTTTCTCCTTTTTTTGTTCGCTAAAAATATCGTCAAAGGAATTTTGAATCAGACTTTTTAACTGTTCTTGATTGCTTTTCTTTTGAGCCTTTAACGTTAATGGAGCAATGAAAATTAAAAGAAGAAAAGCTATTTTATTTGCAGCCATAACATTCTAAACTGTTTAATTCTGGGCTTCCGCCGCTATTACCTACACCAGAAGATATATAAATTTTCTTACCCACTTTGGCAGCTCCTATGGCGTGCCTTCCTCTAATCATGTGAGGAAGTGTAGTCCATTTCATAGTTTTTAGGTCAAAGGCTTCTACTTCGTTGTGAGCAAGTTTTTGGTCTGCGGCTTCTCCGCCCATAAAAAGGACTTTTGAACCCAAAGTTGCCACGCCCGGCCCTGCTCTTAATGTTGGGATGTTAGAACCCTCTACCGTAGTCCAAGTATTGGTTTTGAAATCATAAATATCTGTAAATGGCACTGTGAGTGTCATTACTTCACCTGTTCTATGTCTAGATTTTCTACCTGCGGCTATCACTACTTTGTTTTTGACTACACCTGCCGCTACATGGTCTCTTGCATTTGGCGAGTCAGGTAATTCTCTCCAAGCACCTGTTTTTGGGTCATACTCGTCAAACCAAGCTACATGGCCATCCCAGTGTCCGTCTATAATTCCATTAACCACATAGATTTTGTCATTATACACAAAACAAGCGGCAGAACCTCTTTTTCTTGGTATCTCATCACCCTTTCTCCATTCATCTTTTTCAGGATTATAGATGTAAATATTCGGGATTGGAGTTTCATGTGGGAAAGGACCTGTCAGTGCACCTAAAACATATATTTCACCATCATAAGCTACGGCCTGAAAGTGATGTATCTCTAAAGGTATTTCTCCTTTTTTCTCCCAAGTGTTGGTTCTGGTATCGTAAACCTCCATCGGTTTCATTCCTCTACCACCAAATAGGTATAGTTTCTTACCAATAGCCACCATGGAGTTTTCGCCACGCGGGGTACTTTCACCTATAGTTTCTAGCGTGGCCCATTCCTGCGAAAACCCGCTTAACGAAACACTAAGGGCTAGTAATATTAATATTTTTTTCATTTCAATAGGGTTGAATATATAAGGTTTATTGAGGCATCAATTTGTATACCACGCCTGGGTTTTCTACCCCAACGTAAATGAAACCATCAGCCCCCTGAGTAACACTTCTAAGTCTACCGATATTAGGAAGGAGTTTTTCTTCATTACCAACTACTCCATCTTTAAGAGCTACTTTGTTTAAGTATTTGAAACGAAGTGAACCCGCTAATATATCTCCTTGCCAAGCTCCATACTTGTCGGATGTGACATATGTCATTCCACATGGGGCAATAGAAGGAATCCAGTATAATTCTGGCTGTAACATATCTTCTTTTTCGGTAATATCAGTAAAAGTGGTTGCATCATAATTGATACCATAAGATATCACTGGCCAGCCGTAGTTTTTACCTTTCTGAATAATGTTTAGTTCATCTCCACCTCTTGGGCCATGCTCATGCTCCCAAATAGTGTTAGTGGCTCTGTCAATATCAAGTCCCTGTGGGTTTCTGTGACCATAACTCCAAATAGATTTTATGGCGTCTGGAGTGTTATAAAAAGGATTGTCTTCCGGGATGCTTCCGTCGTCTTTAATTCTGTGAATTTTACCACAAGAGTTATCCAAAGATTGCGGGTTTTTATCTCTATTTCCTCTGTCTCCAACGGATACAAAGAGATAGCCGTCATTATCAAAAATCATTCTGGCACCATAGTGATGACGTGTTGATGAGTAAGGCACAGCCTCAAAAATATCTTCTTTGCTTACCAGCGTATTTCCTTGCAGTTTTCCACGAGTCATGGCTGTAGTAGATACTACTCTTCCATTTTCGTTTTTATGTTTGGCATAGGTAAGGTAAATCCAACCATTCTCTTCATAATTGGGGTGAAGTTTAATGTCAAAAAGACCTCCTTGACCTGTAGCCAAAACTTCAGGAACTCCAGTAATCTTAGATTTGCTTTTGTCTGGAGCTATTTTCCAAAGGTCGCCAGCTCTATCGGTAACCAATAAGCTGCCATCAGGTAATGTTGTGATTCCCCACGGGCTGTCTAATCCATCAATAACTGTTTCTAGTTTGACAGTAATTCCTTTCGATTTGTAGGTGTCAGTTTTCTCTACGTCCTCAAAGTTATATTGGTCTACCGTACTAAGGCTAGTAACTATTAAGTCCGCTAATTTTGAAATATCTTCTGGTTGAATCGTGTTTTTCCATATTGGCATTCCTGCGTCAATGTAACCATTGCTGATACTGGCTATGATGGCATCTTTGGTTTTACCATGTTGCCATTTTCTGTCTACAAAAGCTTCTACTTTTTCACCGTGACATGAAGAACAATATCTGTCATAGATGGCTCTAGTGTCGGTATATTGTTTTATGTTTTCTGAACCGGTTTTTAAGCCAGATTTTTTTGAGCAACTAGCTAAGGCAGCTAGGCATAAAAGGAAAGAACAAATTCTTAACATTAATAATAAGTTTTAATTTCGTGTGAATTTAGGTATTTGAACGGTAATGAGAAAATTTGTGTCCATTGCAAATAGATATATTCTAATTGAAGAGCGATCTTTGTTGGAAATTTAATCAAAGGGTTAAAGCCATATACTAGGGCTAACATCTTTAGCAAAAAAAATCTAAGAATATCAGAGTTGGTATTTTTGTTTAGAGCTAATAAATTTAAATGGGTAAAAATAAATTAATAGGGCCGTTTTTGAAGTGGGTAGGTGGTAAAAGACAACTGATGCCAGCAATTACCAAATTGATGCCAACTGAGTATTCGACTTATTATGAACCCTTTATTGGAGGAGGAGCAGTCTTATTTCATCATCAACCTAGTTTGGCCGTAATTAATGATTTTAATAAAGAATTGATTAATGTTTATGAAGTTATAAAAAATAGGCCAGAAGAGTTAATTCAGGATCTTAAAACACATAAAAATGAATCAGCATATTTTTATCAGTTAAGGTTACTCGACAGACAGGAAGGTTTCGAAAAAATGTCTGAAATTAAAAAGGCTTCCAGAGTTATCTATCTTAATAAAACATGTTTTAATGGACTTTACAGAGTAAACAGTGCTGGCGAGTTTAACTCTCCTTTTGGACGATATAAAAACCCTAATATTGTTAATGAAATAACAATTAGAGCAGTCAGCAAGTATCTGAATGATAATAAGATTTCAATACTGAATAAAGATTTTGAAGAGGCTGTTAAGGGTGCTAAAAAAGGAGACTTTGTATACTTTGATCCTCCTTATGACCCCGTTTCTAAAAGTTCTAGCTTTACTGGTTATGTACAAGGAGGTTTTGGTGATGAAGAGCAAATACGGCTAAGAGATTTATGTGTTTCATTGGATAATAAAGGCGTTGATTTTCTGCTCTCAAATTCTGCAACTCCTTTTATTAAAGACCTTTATAAAGATTTTAACGTTAAGATTGTTAAGGCTACGCGTCAAATAAACTCAAATGCATCAAAAAGAGGGGAGGTGAACGAAGTCTTAATTCGAAATTATGGGTCAAACCAAAAATGATTTAGCTTGGGAGAAACTATTTGAGAAGTATCAAATAGTTGAGACAATCAAAAGTGATGGAATATTTGAAATTTCTTCAAAACAAATAAATCAGTTTCGGGAAGCTCGTTTGATGACAAAGTTTGACCATAGGTCTCAATTACCTGAAATATTTTCCAATAATAACTTATCAATACTACCAATTTCAAGGGGCAGTTACCTGATATCTGATTTTGAGATTTTCAATGACTTTAAAGAGCTTGAATCTCTCCCTACAATTACGTTTAATGTTGTTAACAATTTAGAAAGTGTCAATTTTAACAACGTCACCAGCGAATCTTCTGCCATAAATTGTGCCTTTATCTCAGGTATTTTAGAAGATTTTATTGACGACGGTAGACTGACGTCTACGGTTAATGGGCGTATGAGTTCAGACTCTTTCAGCTTTAAAATTAAGCAAGGAGATAACTTGAGAACGATTGACGTTGTGAATTCACAAATAGAAATTGACGCGGGTTATGAAGGTTTGACCAGCTTTTGTGTCATAGAAGCTAAAAATTCACTTTCAAAAGATTTTTTAGTTAGACAATTATATTATCCCTTTAGGCTTTGGTTAGGGAAGGTCTCAAAAAAGGTGCGTCCCATTTTTATGACTTATACTAATGGTGTGTATCACTTTAGAGAATATGCATTTGAATCGTTTGATTTATATAACTCACTTACTTTAGTAAAAGAAAAAAGGTACGTCTTAAATGATGATTCTTTAAGTGAGGAAGTTATTGACCTTGTGTTTATTAAATCAATAATAGACAATCAAATAGTAGTTGGCGAGCCTGAAGTGCCTTTCCCGCAGGCAGACTCGTTTGAAAGGGTAATTAACTTGTGCGAATTACTTTATGAAAATGAGATTCTTAGTCAGACTTTCATTACAAGCAATTATGACTTTGATTCAAGGCAAACTAAATATTATGCCAGTGCGGCAATTTATTTGGGATTAATAAATCGAGTAATTGACGAGGGGCAAGTTGGTTATGCTTTGAGCCATATTGGTTTAGAGCTTTTTGAATTATCAATATCACAAAGGCAGAAACAATTTATAAGCTTAATTCTATCGCATTCAGTTTTTAAAAAGGTGCTTATGAATTATCTTGAAAGTGGTGTGCCACCCGGTAAAGAGAAAATAGTGGAACTTATGAAAAGTTCAAACCTGTACCATATCAATTCTGAAAGTACGTTCAAAAGACGTGCTTCCACAGTTTCTAGTTGGGTGAATTGGATTTTAGAACAAATAGAAGAATAAATGCAGACCCTATCAAAATTTGACAGAGCTGCTTATCTTCAATTTTTAGTACTAGGTTTCAAAACGCATGTGCTTTACAGACTTACCTGATTCGGCTAGTTCGTTAAGAGCATCAACACCAATTCGAATGTGTTTTTCTACATAATTAGTGGTAACCTTTTTATCACTAGCTTCGGTTTTTACGCCGTCAGGAGTCATTGGGTTATCAGATACTAAAAGTAATGCACCATGTGGAATGGAGTTAACAAAACCAACAATGAATATAGTGGCCGTTTCCATGTCAATACCTAAAGCTCTAATGTCTCTAAGGTAATCTTTGAATTTTTCGTCATGCTCCCACACACGTCTATTTGTGGTATAAATAGTGCCTGTCCAGTAGTCCATATTATGCTTAATGATGGCTTCAGAAACAGAACGCTGTAACCTAAATGAAGGTAGAGCAGGGATTTCAGGAAGGGCATAGTCATTACTAGTTCCTTCACCACGGATGGCTGCTATTGGTAATATGAAGTCACCTAAGTTTGTGATTTCTTTTAAGCCTCCGCATTTACCTAAAAATAATACTGCTTTAGGCATCACTGCAGAAAGTAAATCCATTACGGTAGCGGCCATGGCACTTCCCATACCAAAATTAATGATGGTAATGTTACCATAAGAGGCCGTTTGCATGGCTCTGTCTTTCCCTTTTACTTCTACGCCAAATTGCTCTGCAAAAAGCTCCACGTAATTACCAAAATTGGTTAATAATACGTAAGGTTTGAATTCGCTTAGCTCTGTACCAGTATATCTTGGGAGCCAGTTTTTAACTATGTCTTCTTTGTTTTTCAATAAATATATTATGTTTGATGAAATGAATATGACAAACCTTAATCTGCCACCTATCAACTGTAAAATTACTGAAATTGAAGGTAAAAATCAGATTTTTGATATTATCAGAAAGAAAAACATAGTACTTACTCCTGAGGAATGGGTAAGGCAGCATGTTGTTCACTTACTGATACATCAGTTGGGCTTTTCTAAAAGCTTAATAAAAGTAGAAGGTGGATTGTCATATCATGGCATGGCAAAAAGGAGTGATATTGTGGTTTTTGACCAACAGGCCAAGCCTTATTTATTGATAGAGTGTAAAGCTCCAGAAGTGAAACTAGATAGAAAAACGATTAGCCAGGCTTCTATCTATAATAAAACACTTGACGCACCTTTTGTCGCTATTTCTAATGGTCTTAAAACTTACTGTTTTGAAATGGGCGTAAATGGGGCGTCTTCAGTTCAAATGAAGGGGTTTCCTGAACCTCCTACGGCAGTCAAGCAATAAATATATTTTCTTTAAAATCAATGTTTACCCCGCTTTGGTATAGACATTCGTGGAGTTTAAAATTAGAATGATGCTTTTTGCTATTAATAACTACTGTAATGCATAAATGGGTTAAGCTAATAGTTATATTTAGTTTTTAAAGTAGACCCTATTTAAATTTTTGAATAAAATGCTTGAGAGAATTAGTTCAAGTTCATTTATCATCGTTAGAGCTATTGCTTTTTTGGTAATTGCTATAAGTGGCATTGCTATTTATGGCTGGGTAGTGGATTCTTTTGACCTAATTACACTGTTTTCAGATTCGGCCACTATGAAGTTCAATACTGCATTGTGTTTCTGTTTGACTGGGTTTAGCGTATTAGTTTTTTCAAGGAAAAGGCATGTTTTTCATAAAATCGCAATTTTTCTAACTTTTGCCATTGGTGTATATACGGTATTGGAGTATGCTTTTGCTTTTTCATTTAGTTTAGACAATCTATTTGTGAAAGATAATCTTTCTTCCAAATATCCGGGGAGAATGTCGCTAGGTACTGCCATTTGCTTCATATTGATGGCTACAGCTAAATCATTTTCACGTTATAGGGCAGTTAAATTTAAAAGAAAGGCAATATACTTTTTAGGTGTTATCCTTTTGATTTGTATTCTATCCATTATCACTTTTGTACTTCAGATACCTATAGCGGGAAGTGTTTTTTTGATAGACACCATGTCCTTTAGTACGTCTGTCTTGTTTATCCTATTATGCTTTGCTATTTTCAAAAAGAACAACTCTTATGGATTAGCAAGAAGTTATCTAAAAGGCTTAGCAGGTAACAGGTTAATGAAGTTTCTGTTTCCTTTTGTATTAATACTACCCATTACGCTAAGTTATGTTTTGCTTCAGCTAATTAGTAATGGCAAAATAGACATAGAGTCTGGTATTGTTCTTTATACGCTTGTTTTTACATTAGGGGGCGTCTTGTACGTATCTTTTTTAGGTATTAAGCTGAATAAACTAGATTTCAAAAGGAAGAAATTGCAAGAGTTTTTTAGAACGTCTAATGAAGAGCTTAATCAGTTTAAGTATGCACTAGATCAGAGCTGCTTAACCACCATCACAAATGCGGAAGGTGTAATAACTTATGCGAATGATAGGTTCTGTGAAATTTCGAAATACTCTAGGGATGAAATCTTGGGTCAAACAAACGAAATTCTTACTTCTAATTTTCATTCAAAGAGCTTTTTTGACAACATGTGGACTACTATTAAGTCTGGTGAAGTTTGGACAGGAGGAATAAAAACTAAGGCAAAGGATGGTACTTTCTTTTGGGTTCATACGGCTATTGTACCCTTTAAGGATAAAGATGGGGAAGTTTATCAATACCTAGATATTCGTCAGGATATCACGAAGGAAAAAACACTTTCAGAGCAATATGAAAACTTGAAACTTAGAAATCAGGAAATTGAGCAGTTTACTTTTATAGCGTCTCATGATTTACAAGAGCCGCTTAATACACTGAAGTCTATTGTTAATTTACTGGTAGAAGAATATGGCCCAAAGTTAGACGACGAGGCTAAAAAATATATGGGTTTCATGATGGAAACCACTTCTAGAATGGAACTGCTCATTAAGGGTTTGTTAGATTATTCTAGACTGGGGAGAGACAACAGCCTTGAGAGTATTAGTGCAGGAGAAGAAGTAAATAGAGTTTTGGATGATTTGTCATTTATTATTAAGGAGTCTGATGCTAAGATTTATGTAGAAAAACTTCCTAGCTTGAAAGTGTACCCAATTGAGTTTAGGCTTTTAATTCAAAACCTCCTTGTCAATTCAGTAAAATTTAGTCGTAAAGGTGTGGTGCCAGAAATTAAAATATCAGCTTTAGATAAAGGAGATTTCTGGGAATTCACGTTGGCTGATAATGGAATAGGCATTGAAAAAGAATATAGTCAAAAAGTTTTTGCGATATTTACTCGACTTAACCATCGTGACGATTTCGAAGGAACAGGGATAGGCCTCGCTCATTGTGAGAAAATTGTAAGGCTTCACGGTGGAACCATTTGGTTTGAGTCTAAAGTTGGCGTAGGTACTACTTTCCACTTTACTATTAGTAAAAATCTAACTTAGGTCGAAATGGATGTTATGCTTGAGAGTATTTTGTTGGTAGACGATGACCATATTACTAATTTTATTCACCAAAAAATTATTGACAATTTAAAGTGTGCTAAGCACGTGAAAGTTGCTAAAAATGGTTTGGAGGCGATTGATTACCTTAAGCAAGATTCTACAGTTCTTCCAGATTTGATATTTTTAGATATTAATATGCCCAAAATGAATGGGTGGGAGTTTTTAGAAGCGTATGGAAACCTGGATAATGAGGGGAAAGAGAATACCGTTATTATAATATTAACGACTTCTCAAAATCCTGATGATTTTGAAAAGGCTAAAGCAAGTCCTTACGTGAAAGTTATTGAGAACAAGCCACTTACGAAAGATATGATAAGCAATATTGTGACTTATTATTTTCCCGATTGAAACATTGGGTTTGACTTCTGCCTTTTAAAGCTTAAATTCATTCATCAATAGCTTATGAATGAGGAGTATAATTTTAATCTATTTCGTTTTTGTTTCAGGAAGCTCCATAGCACAGGAGCCTAAAGAGATACTGCGAAGTATTTACTTTGGAGGTGGCAGCTATAGTATAGACAGCGACCAAAAGGAAAACTTAAAAGAACTCGTTTTAAGTATCCCCAATTTAGAATTTTACGATATAAAGATTACAAGCCATACTGATAATATAGGTGGAAGAGCGTTTAACGAGTATTTGAGC
This sequence is a window from Arcticibacterium luteifluviistationis. Protein-coding genes within it:
- a CDS encoding nuclear transport factor 2 family protein; translated protein: MAANKIAFLLLIFIAPLTLKAQKKSNQEQLKSLIQNSFDDIFSEQKKEKVTQYYTDDFLLLEAGVVWNMDSVYSYIERANARKIKPERINTFDFLEIKVKGKTAWVAYQNYADIRIDGKSVVKLHWLESGSAIKTKEGWKLELLHSTVVPR
- a CDS encoding DNA adenine methylase, with the translated sequence MGKNKLIGPFLKWVGGKRQLMPAITKLMPTEYSTYYEPFIGGGAVLFHHQPSLAVINDFNKELINVYEVIKNRPEELIQDLKTHKNESAYFYQLRLLDRQEGFEKMSEIKKASRVIYLNKTCFNGLYRVNSAGEFNSPFGRYKNPNIVNEITIRAVSKYLNDNKISILNKDFEEAVKGAKKGDFVYFDPPYDPVSKSSSFTGYVQGGFGDEEQIRLRDLCVSLDNKGVDFLLSNSATPFIKDLYKDFNVKIVKATRQINSNASKRGEVNEVLIRNYGSNQK
- a CDS encoding Kelch repeat-containing protein, translating into MKKILILLALSVSLSGFSQEWATLETIGESTPRGENSMVAIGKKLYLFGGRGMKPMEVYDTRTNTWEKKGEIPLEIHHFQAVAYDGEIYVLGALTGPFPHETPIPNIYIYNPEKDEWRKGDEIPRKRGSAACFVYNDKIYVVNGIIDGHWDGHVAWFDEYDPKTGAWRELPDSPNARDHVAAGVVKNKVVIAAGRKSRHRTGEVMTLTVPFTDIYDFKTNTWTTVEGSNIPTLRAGPGVATLGSKVLFMGGEAADQKLAHNEVEAFDLKTMKWTTLPHMIRGRHAIGAAKVGKKIYISSGVGNSGGSPELNSLECYGCK
- a CDS encoding PQQ-dependent sugar dehydrogenase, encoding MLRICSFLLCLAALASCSKKSGLKTGSENIKQYTDTRAIYDRYCSSCHGEKVEAFVDRKWQHGKTKDAIIASISNGYIDAGMPIWKNTIQPEDISKLADLIVTSLSTVDQYNFEDVEKTDTYKSKGITVKLETVIDGLDSPWGITTLPDGSLLVTDRAGDLWKIAPDKSKSKITGVPEVLATGQGGLFDIKLHPNYEENGWIYLTYAKHKNENGRVVSTTAMTRGKLQGNTLVSKEDIFEAVPYSSTRHHYGARMIFDNDGYLFVSVGDRGNRDKNPQSLDNSCGKIHRIKDDGSIPEDNPFYNTPDAIKSIWSYGHRNPQGLDIDRATNTIWEHEHGPRGGDELNIIQKGKNYGWPVISYGINYDATTFTDITEKEDMLQPELYWIPSIAPCGMTYVTSDKYGAWQGDILAGSLRFKYLNKVALKDGVVGNEEKLLPNIGRLRSVTQGADGFIYVGVENPGVVYKLMPQ
- a CDS encoding DEAD/DEAH box helicase; amino-acid sequence: MKVSTSEPFNIIYSLYQHQYLGYLFESFMVQLNHRGELTFAHQNVSSKNIEEFSKGIDDVDIELVNLMDAIHQDTILQKFNPKKLKPFDYFTKVYAGERPDLGMQAAIEEYLNNYRAAILPKLVGKRFFIMGEDGDPTRQEVKVMGEKTKVFMNFQRKEDHTIYFPVLKCLGEKVRLQHVGAQMLSDSPAFLLSENRLHYFDKHIDGKKLRPFFDKNNIRIERRIEKTYFRKFVGPLIAQFNVFGHGEGFEITEERATASPELLITDLSTKKQSPTLFDTPAKAADSPDKINFDLSFVYGNSTFRFDSLAANANVKVEEKGDGWVFHKIKRDLDFEKEIITKIKALGQDLIHGRKALNKNEGFSWLQLNAKALEEAGIAVKQSADSEKRYHLGTSSIEVSIEENSDWFDIKTKVQFGSFEVPFLKLRELVLANIREFKLPNGHIAVIPEEWFIRYHELFTLTDIGEDDELILKKHHLNLVQNLEENGLATTVIGRKLQGLNNFEEIKSYEVPSNFQGELRPYQKAGYDWINFLRDFNLGGCLADDMGLGKTVMTLAFLQTLKNDGVKNPTLLIMPTSLIYNWEKEAERFTPELKILKHTGGQRIKKTDHFKDYDLILTSYGVLRLDVKFIEKFRFEYVILDESQAIKNPSSNISKSVRLLNCRNRLILTGTPLENSTMDLWSQMTFINPGLLGSQAYFKDKYQLPIEKKRDEAASKRLYSKIKPFMLRRHKSQVATELPEKIESVQYCDMSEEQEKVYEETKAYYRNMIIDHIQEKGVNKSQLVVLQGLSKLRQMANNPLMIDPDYEGESGKDSDVIHKLKSIIESGSKVLIFSQFVKHLTIIRKYLIDNKISHSYLDGSTKNREKEVDNFQNDDSIKVFLISLKAGGVGLNLTAAEYVFLLDPWWNPAIEAQAVDRAHRIGQKNTVFTYKFISRNTIEEKILALQNKKKRLFDELITTEETFMKSLSQDDILNLLE
- a CDS encoding type II restriction enzyme: MGQTKNDLAWEKLFEKYQIVETIKSDGIFEISSKQINQFREARLMTKFDHRSQLPEIFSNNNLSILPISRGSYLISDFEIFNDFKELESLPTITFNVVNNLESVNFNNVTSESSAINCAFISGILEDFIDDGRLTSTVNGRMSSDSFSFKIKQGDNLRTIDVVNSQIEIDAGYEGLTSFCVIEAKNSLSKDFLVRQLYYPFRLWLGKVSKKVRPIFMTYTNGVYHFREYAFESFDLYNSLTLVKEKRYVLNDDSLSEEVIDLVFIKSIIDNQIVVGEPEVPFPQADSFERVINLCELLYENEILSQTFITSNYDFDSRQTKYYASAAIYLGLINRVIDEGQVGYALSHIGLELFELSISQRQKQFISLILSHSVFKKVLMNYLESGVPPGKEKIVELMKSSNLYHINSESTFKRRASTVSSWVNWILEQIEE